A stretch of the Thermus thermophilus genome encodes the following:
- the rplD gene encoding 50S ribosomal protein L4, producing the protein MYQIPVLSPNGRRELAADLPAEINPHLLWEVVRWQLAKRRRGTASTKTRGEVAYSGRKIWPQKHTGRARHGDIGAPIFVGGGVAFGPKPRDYSYTLPKKVRKKGLAMAVADRAREGKLLLVEAFAGVNGKTKEFLAWAKEAGLDGSESVLLVTGNELVRRAARNLPWVVTLAPEGLNVYDIVRTERLVMDLDAWEVFQNRIGGEA; encoded by the coding sequence GTGTACCAGATTCCCGTCCTTTCCCCTAACGGCAGGCGCGAGCTTGCCGCCGACCTGCCCGCGGAGATCAACCCCCACCTCCTCTGGGAGGTGGTCCGGTGGCAGCTGGCCAAGCGCCGCCGGGGCACCGCCAGCACCAAGACCCGGGGCGAGGTGGCCTACTCTGGCCGGAAGATCTGGCCGCAGAAGCACACCGGCCGCGCCCGCCACGGCGACATCGGCGCCCCCATCTTCGTGGGCGGCGGCGTGGCCTTCGGCCCCAAGCCCCGGGACTACAGCTACACCCTGCCCAAGAAGGTCCGGAAGAAGGGGCTCGCCATGGCCGTGGCCGACCGGGCCCGGGAAGGCAAGCTCCTCCTCGTGGAGGCGTTTGCCGGGGTCAACGGCAAGACCAAGGAGTTCCTGGCCTGGGCCAAGGAGGCGGGCCTGGACGGCTCCGAGAGCGTCCTCCTGGTGACCGGCAACGAGCTGGTCCGCCGGGCGGCCCGCAACCTGCCCTGGGTGGTGACCCTGGCCCCGGAGGGGCTCAACGTCTACGACATCGTCCGTACGGAGCGGCTGGTCATGGACCTGGACGCTTGGGAGGTCTTCCAGAACCGCATAGGGGGTGAGGCGTGA
- the rplP gene encoding 50S ribosomal protein L16 — MLMPRRMKYRKQQRGRLKGATKGGDYVAFGDFGLVALEPAWITAQQIEAARVAMVRHFRRGGKIFIRIFPDKPYTKKPLEVRMGKGKGNVEGYVAVVKPGRVMFEVAGVTEEQALEALRIAGHKLPIKTKIVRRDAYDEAQ; from the coding sequence ATGCTGATGCCCAGGCGCATGAAGTACCGCAAGCAGCAGCGGGGGCGGCTTAAGGGCGCCACCAAGGGCGGGGACTACGTGGCCTTCGGCGACTTCGGCCTCGTGGCCCTCGAGCCCGCCTGGATCACGGCTCAGCAGATTGAAGCCGCCCGTGTGGCCATGGTGCGCCACTTCCGCCGCGGCGGGAAGATCTTCATCCGCATCTTCCCCGACAAGCCCTACACGAAGAAGCCCCTGGAGGTGCGGATGGGTAAGGGGAAGGGCAACGTGGAGGGGTACGTGGCCGTGGTGAAGCCCGGCCGGGTCATGTTTGAGGTCGCCGGGGTCACGGAGGAGCAGGCCCTGGAGGCCCTGCGCATCGCGGGCCACAAGCTCCCCATCAAGACCAAGATCGTGAGGAGGGACGCCTACGATGAAGCTCAGTGA
- the rpsH gene encoding 30S ribosomal protein S8, whose translation MLTDPIADMLTRIRNATRVYKESTDVPASRFKEEILKILAREGFIKGYERVDVDGKPYLRVYLKYGPRRQGPDPRPEQVIHHIRRISKPGRRVYVGVKEIPRVRRGLGIAILSTSKGVLTDREARKLGVGGELICEVW comes from the coding sequence ATGCTGACGGATCCCATCGCCGACATGCTGACCCGGATCAGGAACGCCACCCGGGTCTACAAGGAGAGCACGGACGTGCCCGCCTCCCGCTTCAAGGAGGAGATCCTGAAGATCCTCGCGCGGGAGGGGTTCATCAAAGGGTACGAGCGGGTGGACGTGGACGGCAAGCCCTACCTGCGGGTCTACCTGAAGTACGGTCCCCGGCGCCAGGGGCCCGACCCCAGGCCGGAGCAGGTGATCCACCACATCCGGCGGATCAGCAAGCCGGGGCGGCGGGTGTACGTGGGGGTCAAGGAGATCCCCCGGGTGCGCCGGGGCCTGGGGATCGCCATCCTCTCCACCTCCAAGGGGGTTCTCACCGACCGTGAGGCCCGGAAGCTGGGCGTGGGCGGCGAGCTCATCTGCGAGGTGTGGTGA
- the rpmC gene encoding 50S ribosomal protein L29, producing the protein MKLSEVRKQLEEARKLSPVELEKLVREKKRELMELRFQASIGQLSQNHKIRDLKRQIARLLTVLNEKRRQNA; encoded by the coding sequence ATGAAGCTCAGTGAGGTGAGGAAGCAGCTGGAGGAGGCCCGGAAGCTCTCCCCTGTGGAGCTGGAGAAGCTCGTGCGGGAGAAGAAGCGGGAGCTCATGGAGCTCCGCTTCCAGGCCTCCATCGGCCAGCTTTCCCAAAACCACAAGATCCGGGACCTCAAGCGCCAGATCGCCAGGCTCCTTACGGTCTTGAACGAGAAGAGGAGGCAGAATGCCTAA
- the rplN gene encoding 50S ribosomal protein L14 → MIQPQTYLEVADNTGARKIMCIRVLKGSNAKYATVGDVIVASVKEAIPRGAVKEGDVVKAVVVRTKKEIKRPDGSAIRFDDNAAVIINNQLEPRGTRVFGPVARELREKGFMKIVSLAPEVL, encoded by the coding sequence ATGATCCAGCCGCAGACCTACCTTGAGGTGGCCGACAACACCGGGGCCCGGAAGATCATGTGCATCCGGGTGCTCAAGGGCTCCAACGCCAAGTACGCCACCGTGGGGGACGTGATCGTGGCCAGCGTCAAGGAGGCCATCCCCCGGGGGGCGGTCAAGGAAGGGGACGTGGTCAAGGCCGTGGTGGTGCGCACCAAAAAGGAGATCAAGCGCCCCGACGGCTCCGCCATCCGCTTTGACGACAACGCCGCCGTGATCATCAACAACCAGCTGGAGCCCCGCGGCACCCGCGTCTTCGGCCCCGTGGCCCGGGAGCTTCGCGAGAAGGGCTTCATGAAGATCGTCTCCCTGGCGCCGGAGGTGCTCTAA
- the rpmD gene encoding 50S ribosomal protein L30 gives MPRLKVKLVKSPIGYPKDQKAALKALGLRRLQQERVLEDTPAVRGNVEKVVHLVRVEVVE, from the coding sequence ATGCCCAGGCTCAAGGTTAAGCTGGTGAAGAGCCCCATCGGCTACCCCAAGGACCAGAAGGCGGCCCTCAAGGCCCTGGGGCTTAGGCGGCTCCAGCAGGAGCGGGTCCTCGAGGACACCCCCGCCGTCCGGGGGAACGTGGAGAAGGTGGTGCACCTCGTGCGCGTGGAGGTGGTGGAATGA
- the rplR gene encoding 50S ribosomal protein L18: MARLTAYERRKFRVRNRIKRTGRLRLSVFRSLKHIYAQIIDDEKGVTLVSASSLALKLKGNKTEVARQVGRALAEKALALGIKQVAFDRGPYKYHGRVKALAEGAREGGLEF; this comes from the coding sequence ATGGCACGTTTGACCGCTTACGAGCGCCGTAAGTTCCGCGTGCGCAACCGCATTAAGCGCACCGGGAGGCTCCGCCTCTCCGTCTTCCGGAGCCTGAAGCACATCTACGCCCAGATCATTGACGACGAGAAGGGGGTTACCCTGGTGTCCGCCTCCAGCCTGGCCCTGAAGCTCAAGGGCAACAAGACGGAGGTGGCCCGCCAGGTGGGCCGGGCCTTGGCGGAGAAGGCCCTGGCGCTTGGGATCAAGCAGGTGGCCTTTGACCGGGGGCCCTACAAGTACCACGGCCGGGTGAAGGCCCTGGCGGAAGGGGCCCGGGAAGGTGGCCTCGAGTTCTAA
- a CDS encoding type Z 30S ribosomal protein S14, with protein MARKALIEKAKRTPKFKVRAYTRCVRCGRARSVYRFFGLCRICLRELAHKGQLPGVRKASW; from the coding sequence ATGGCGAGAAAGGCGCTGATTGAGAAGGCCAAGCGGACCCCTAAGTTCAAGGTGCGGGCTTACACCCGCTGCGTGCGGTGCGGCCGCGCCCGGAGCGTGTACCGCTTCTTCGGGCTCTGCCGGATCTGCCTGCGGGAGCTTGCCCACAAGGGGCAGCTTCCCGGGGTGCGGAAGGCCAGCTGGTAG
- the rplX gene encoding 50S ribosomal protein L24, whose amino-acid sequence MRVKMHVKKGDTVLVASGKYKGRVGKVKEVLPKKYAVIVEGVNIVKKAVRVSPQYPQGGFIEKEAPLHASKVRPICPACGKPTRVRKKFLENGKKIRVCAKCGGALDREE is encoded by the coding sequence ATGCGGGTGAAGATGCACGTGAAGAAGGGGGACACGGTTCTCGTGGCCTCCGGCAAGTACAAGGGCCGGGTGGGCAAGGTGAAGGAGGTCTTGCCCAAGAAGTACGCCGTCATCGTGGAGGGGGTCAACATCGTGAAGAAGGCGGTGCGGGTGAGCCCCCAGTACCCCCAGGGCGGCTTCATTGAGAAGGAGGCCCCCCTGCACGCCTCCAAGGTCCGCCCCATCTGCCCCGCCTGCGGCAAGCCCACCCGGGTGCGGAAGAAGTTCCTGGAGAACGGCAAGAAGATCCGGGTCTGCGCCAAGTGCGGCGGGGCCCTGGACAGGGAGGAGTGA
- the tuf gene encoding elongation factor Tu encodes MAKGEFVRTKPHVNVGTIGHVDHGKTTLTAALTYVAAAENPNVEVKDYGDIDKAPEERARGITINTAHVEYETAKRHYSHVDCPGHADYIKNMITGAAQMDGAILVVSAADGPMPQTREHILLARQVGVPYIVVFMNKVDMVDDPELLDLVEMEVRDLLNQYEFPGDEVPVIRGSALLALEQMHKNPQTKRGENEWVDRIWELLDAIDEYIPTPVRDVDKPFLMPVEDVFTITGRGTVATGRIERGKVKVGDEVEIVGLAPETRRTVVTGVEMHRKTLQEGIAGDNVGVLLRGVSREEVERGQVLAKPGSITPHTKFEASVYVLRKEEGGRHTGFFSGYRPQFYFRTTDVTGVVRLPPGVEMVMPGDNVTFTVELIKPVALEEGLRFAIREGGRTVGAGVVTKILE; translated from the coding sequence ATGGCGAAGGGCGAGTTTGTTCGGACGAAGCCTCACGTGAACGTGGGGACGATTGGGCACGTGGACCACGGGAAGACGACGCTGACGGCGGCGTTGACGTATGTAGCGGCGGCGGAGAATCCGAATGTGGAGGTTAAGGACTACGGGGACATTGACAAGGCGCCGGAGGAGCGTGCGCGTGGGATTACGATCAACACGGCGCATGTGGAGTACGAGACGGCGAAGCGGCACTATTCCCACGTGGACTGTCCTGGGCACGCGGACTACATCAAGAACATGATTACGGGTGCTGCGCAGATGGACGGGGCGATTCTTGTGGTGTCGGCGGCGGACGGGCCGATGCCGCAGACGCGGGAGCACATTTTGTTGGCGCGGCAGGTGGGGGTGCCGTACATTGTGGTGTTCATGAACAAGGTGGACATGGTGGACGACCCCGAGTTACTGGACCTGGTGGAGATGGAGGTGCGGGACCTCCTGAACCAGTACGAGTTTCCTGGGGACGAGGTGCCGGTGATTCGGGGGAGCGCGTTGCTTGCGCTTGAGCAGATGCACAAGAATCCTCAGACGAAGCGAGGGGAGAACGAGTGGGTGGACCGGATTTGGGAGTTGTTGGACGCGATTGACGAGTACATTCCCACGCCGGTGCGGGACGTGGACAAGCCGTTCTTGATGCCGGTGGAGGACGTGTTCACCATTACTGGGCGTGGGACGGTGGCCACGGGGCGGATTGAGCGGGGCAAGGTGAAGGTTGGGGACGAGGTGGAGATTGTGGGCCTTGCTCCGGAGACGCGGAGGACGGTGGTGACGGGTGTGGAGATGCACCGGAAGACCTTGCAGGAGGGGATAGCTGGGGACAACGTGGGGGTGCTCCTGCGGGGTGTGAGCCGGGAGGAGGTGGAGCGGGGCCAGGTGTTGGCGAAGCCTGGGAGCATTACGCCGCACACGAAGTTTGAGGCCTCGGTGTATGTTTTGAGGAAGGAGGAGGGTGGGCGGCACACGGGGTTTTTTTCGGGGTACCGTCCGCAGTTTTACTTTCGGACGACGGACGTGACTGGGGTGGTGCGGTTGCCTCCGGGCGTGGAGATGGTGATGCCTGGGGACAACGTGACGTTTACGGTGGAGCTGATCAAGCCGGTGGCGCTGGAGGAGGGTTTGCGGTTTGCCATCCGTGAGGGTGGGCGGACCGTGGGCGCCGGCGTCGTCACCAAGATCCTGGAGTGA
- the rpsQ gene encoding 30S ribosomal protein S17 encodes MPKKVLTGVVVSDKMQKTVTVLVERQFPHPLYGKVIKRSKKYLAHDPEEKYKLGDVVEIIESRPISRRKRFRVLRLVESGRMDLVEKYLIRRQNYQSLSKRGGKA; translated from the coding sequence ATGCCTAAGAAGGTCCTGACCGGGGTGGTGGTGAGCGACAAGATGCAGAAGACCGTTACGGTCTTGGTGGAGCGCCAGTTCCCCCACCCCCTCTACGGCAAGGTGATCAAGCGCTCCAAGAAGTACCTGGCCCACGACCCCGAGGAGAAGTACAAGCTGGGGGACGTGGTGGAGATCATTGAGTCCCGGCCCATCTCCAGGCGCAAGCGCTTCCGGGTGCTCCGCCTGGTGGAGTCGGGCCGGATGGACCTGGTGGAAAAGTACCTCATCCGCCGCCAGAACTACCAGAGCCTTTCCAAGCGGGGAGGTAAGGCATGA
- the rplF gene encoding 50S ribosomal protein L6 — MSRIGRLPIPLPKGVSVEVAPGRVKVKGPKGELEVPVSPEMRVVVEEGVVRVERPSDERRHKSLHGLTRTLIANAVKGVSEGYSKELLIKGIGYRARLVGRALELTVGFSHPVVVEPPEGITFEVPEPTRVRVSGIDKQKVGQVAANIRAIKKPSAYHEKGIYYAGEPVRLKPGKAGAKK; from the coding sequence ATGTCTAGGATCGGAAGGCTACCCATTCCCCTACCCAAGGGCGTGAGCGTGGAGGTGGCCCCCGGACGGGTCAAGGTCAAGGGCCCCAAGGGGGAGCTGGAGGTGCCGGTAAGCCCCGAGATGCGGGTGGTGGTGGAGGAGGGCGTGGTCCGGGTGGAGCGGCCCTCCGACGAGCGCCGCCACAAGAGCCTCCACGGCCTGACCCGGACCCTGATCGCCAACGCGGTCAAGGGGGTTTCCGAGGGGTACAGCAAGGAGCTCCTCATCAAGGGCATCGGCTACCGGGCCCGGCTCGTGGGGCGGGCCCTCGAGCTCACCGTGGGCTTCAGCCACCCCGTGGTGGTGGAGCCCCCGGAGGGCATCACCTTTGAGGTGCCCGAGCCTACCCGGGTCCGGGTCTCGGGGATTGACAAGCAGAAGGTGGGGCAGGTGGCCGCCAACATCCGGGCCATCAAGAAGCCCAGCGCCTACCACGAGAAGGGGATCTACTACGCGGGCGAGCCGGTCCGCCTCAAGCCGGGTAAGGCCGGGGCCAAGAAGTAG
- the rplV gene encoding 50S ribosomal protein L22 translates to MEAKAIARYVRISPRKVRLVVDLIRGKSLEEARNILRYTNKRGAYFVAKVLESAAANAVNNHDMLEDRLYVKAAYVDEGPALKRVLPRARGRADIIKKKTSHITVILGEKHGK, encoded by the coding sequence ATGGAAGCGAAAGCGATCGCCCGATACGTGCGCATCTCCCCGCGGAAGGTCCGCCTGGTGGTGGACCTGATCCGGGGAAAGAGCCTCGAGGAGGCCCGCAACATCCTGCGCTACACCAACAAGCGGGGGGCTTACTTCGTGGCCAAGGTGCTGGAGTCCGCCGCCGCCAACGCGGTCAACAACCACGACATGCTGGAGGACCGGCTTTACGTGAAGGCGGCCTATGTGGACGAGGGCCCCGCCCTGAAGCGGGTGCTTCCCAGGGCCCGGGGCCGGGCGGACATCATCAAGAAGAAGACCAGCCACATCACCGTGATCCTGGGGGAGAAGCATGGGAAATAA
- the rplE gene encoding 50S ribosomal protein L5 produces the protein MPLDVALKRKYYEEVRPELIRRFGYQNVWEVPRLEKVVINQGLGEAKEDARILEKAAQELALITGQKPAVTRAKKSISNFKLRKGMPIGLRVTLRRDRMWIFLEKLLNVALPRIRDFRGLNPNSFDGRGNYNLGLREQLIFPEITYDMVDALRGMDIAVVTTAETDEEARALLELLGFPFRK, from the coding sequence ATGCCCTTGGACGTGGCCCTTAAGCGCAAGTACTACGAGGAGGTCCGCCCCGAGCTCATCCGCCGCTTTGGCTACCAGAACGTCTGGGAGGTGCCCAGGCTGGAAAAGGTGGTCATCAACCAGGGGCTGGGCGAGGCCAAGGAGGATGCCCGCATCCTGGAGAAGGCGGCCCAGGAGCTCGCCCTCATCACGGGGCAGAAGCCCGCGGTCACCCGGGCCAAGAAGTCCATCTCCAACTTCAAGCTCCGCAAGGGGATGCCCATCGGTCTCCGGGTCACCCTGCGGCGCGACCGGATGTGGATCTTCCTGGAGAAGCTCCTCAACGTGGCCCTCCCCCGCATCCGCGACTTCCGGGGGCTCAACCCCAACAGCTTTGACGGCCGGGGCAACTACAACCTGGGCCTGAGGGAGCAGCTCATCTTCCCGGAGATCACCTACGACATGGTGGACGCCCTGCGGGGCATGGACATCGCGGTGGTGACCACCGCCGAGACCGACGAGGAGGCCCGGGCCCTTTTGGAGCTTTTGGGCTTCCCCTTCCGCAAGTGA
- the rpsE gene encoding 30S ribosomal protein S5: MPETDFEEKMILVRRTARMQAGGRRFRFGALVVVGDRQGRVGLGFGKAPEVPLAVQKAGYYARRNMVEVPLQNGTIPHEIEVEFGASKIVLKPAAPGTGVIAGAVPRAILELAGVTDILTKELGSRNPINIAYATMEALRQLRTKADVERLRKGEAHAQAQG, encoded by the coding sequence ATGCCGGAGACCGACTTTGAAGAGAAGATGATCCTGGTCCGGCGCACCGCCCGGATGCAGGCGGGCGGGCGCCGCTTCCGCTTCGGCGCTTTGGTGGTGGTGGGCGACCGTCAGGGCCGGGTGGGCCTGGGCTTCGGCAAGGCCCCCGAGGTGCCCCTGGCGGTGCAGAAGGCGGGGTACTACGCCCGCCGCAACATGGTGGAGGTGCCCCTCCAGAACGGCACCATCCCCCACGAGATTGAGGTGGAGTTCGGGGCCTCCAAGATCGTGCTGAAGCCGGCGGCCCCGGGCACGGGGGTGATCGCGGGCGCGGTGCCCCGGGCCATCCTGGAGCTCGCCGGGGTGACCGACATCCTCACCAAGGAGCTCGGGAGCCGCAATCCCATCAACATCGCCTACGCCACCATGGAGGCCCTGCGGCAGCTCAGGACCAAGGCCGACGTGGAGCGGCTCAGGAAGGGGGAGGCCCATGCCCAGGCTCAAGGTTAA
- the rplC gene encoding 50S ribosomal protein L3, protein MKGILGVKVGMTRIFRDDRAVPVTVILAGPCPVVQRRTPEKDGYTAVQLGFLPQNPKRVNRPLKGHFAKAGVEPVRILREIRDFNPEGDTVTVEIFKPGERVDVTGTSKGRGFAGVMKRWNFAGGPDSHGAHKIHRHPGSIGNRKTPGRVYKGKKMAGHYGAERVTVMNLEVVDVIPEENLLLVKGAVPGPNGGLVIVRETKKAAK, encoded by the coding sequence GTGAAGGGCATCTTGGGCGTCAAGGTGGGCATGACCCGCATCTTCCGCGACGACCGCGCCGTCCCCGTCACGGTCATCCTTGCGGGGCCGTGCCCCGTGGTGCAGCGCCGCACCCCGGAGAAGGACGGCTACACCGCGGTGCAGCTGGGCTTCCTTCCCCAAAACCCCAAGCGGGTGAACCGCCCCCTTAAGGGGCACTTCGCCAAGGCCGGGGTGGAGCCCGTGCGCATCCTGCGGGAGATCCGGGACTTTAACCCCGAAGGGGACACGGTCACGGTGGAGATCTTCAAGCCCGGGGAGCGCGTGGACGTGACGGGCACCTCCAAGGGCCGGGGCTTCGCCGGCGTGATGAAGCGCTGGAACTTCGCGGGCGGCCCCGACTCCCACGGCGCCCACAAGATCCACCGCCACCCCGGCTCCATTGGGAACCGCAAGACCCCCGGTCGCGTCTACAAGGGCAAGAAGATGGCGGGCCACTACGGGGCCGAGCGCGTGACGGTCATGAACCTCGAGGTGGTGGACGTCATCCCCGAGGAGAACCTGCTTTTGGTCAAGGGGGCCGTCCCCGGTCCCAACGGCGGCTTGGTCATCGTCCGCGAGACCAAGAAGGCGGCCAAGTGA
- the rpsJ gene encoding 30S ribosomal protein S10: MPKIRIKLRGFDHKTLDASAQKIVEAARRSGAQVSGPIPLPTRVRRFTVIRGPFKHKDSREHFELRTHNRLVDIINPNRKTIEQLMTLDLPTGVEIEIKTVGGGR, translated from the coding sequence ATGCCCAAGATCCGCATCAAGCTCCGGGGTTTTGATCACAAGACCCTGGACGCCTCGGCCCAGAAGATCGTGGAGGCGGCCCGGCGTTCCGGGGCCCAGGTTTCCGGGCCCATCCCCCTACCCACCCGGGTGCGCCGCTTCACCGTGATCCGGGGGCCCTTCAAGCACAAGGACTCCCGGGAGCACTTTGAGCTGCGCACCCACAACCGGCTTGTGGACATCATCAACCCCAACCGGAAGACCATTGAGCAGCTCATGACCCTGGACCTGCCCACCGGGGTGGAGATTGAGATCAAGACCGTAGGAGGTGGCCGGTGA
- a CDS encoding 50S ribosomal protein L23, with product MKTAYDVILAPVLSEKAYAGFAEGKYAFWVHPKATKTEIKNAVETAFKVKVVKVNTLHVRGKKKRLGRYLGKRPDRKKAIVQVAPGQKIEALEGLI from the coding sequence GTGAAGACCGCCTACGACGTGATCCTGGCCCCGGTGCTTTCGGAGAAGGCTTACGCGGGCTTCGCCGAGGGCAAGTACGCCTTCTGGGTGCACCCCAAGGCCACCAAGACCGAGATCAAGAACGCCGTAGAGACGGCCTTCAAGGTCAAGGTGGTCAAGGTGAACACCCTCCACGTGCGGGGCAAGAAGAAGCGGCTTGGGCGCTACCTGGGCAAGCGCCCCGACAGGAAGAAGGCCATCGTTCAGGTGGCCCCCGGGCAGAAGATTGAGGCCCTGGAGGGCCTCATCTAG
- the rpsC gene encoding 30S ribosomal protein S3: MGNKIHPIGFRLGITRDWESRWYAGKKQYRHLLLEDQRIRGLLEKELYSAGLARVDIERAADNVAVTVHVAKPGVVIGRGGERIRVLREELAKLTGKNVALNVQEVQNPNLSAPLVAQRVAEQIERRFAVRRAIKQAVQRVMESGAKGAKVIVSGRIGGAEQARTEWAAQGRVPLHTLRANIDYGFALARTTYGVLGVKAYIFLGEVIGGQKSKARPELPKAEERPRRRRPAVRVKKEE; the protein is encoded by the coding sequence ATGGGAAATAAGATCCACCCCATCGGTTTCCGGCTCGGCATCACCCGGGACTGGGAGTCCCGCTGGTACGCCGGCAAGAAGCAGTACCGCCACCTGCTCCTCGAGGACCAGAGGATCCGGGGCCTTTTGGAGAAGGAGCTTTACTCGGCGGGCCTCGCCCGGGTGGACATTGAGCGGGCCGCCGACAACGTGGCCGTGACCGTCCACGTGGCCAAGCCCGGGGTGGTCATCGGCCGGGGTGGCGAGCGGATCCGGGTGCTCCGGGAGGAGCTGGCCAAGCTCACCGGCAAGAACGTGGCCCTGAACGTCCAGGAGGTGCAGAACCCCAACCTTTCCGCCCCCCTCGTGGCCCAGCGGGTGGCGGAGCAGATTGAGCGCCGCTTCGCCGTGCGCCGGGCCATCAAGCAGGCGGTCCAGCGGGTCATGGAGTCCGGGGCCAAGGGGGCCAAGGTGATCGTTTCCGGCCGCATTGGCGGGGCCGAGCAGGCGCGCACCGAGTGGGCCGCCCAGGGACGGGTGCCCCTCCACACCCTGCGTGCTAACATAGACTACGGCTTTGCCTTGGCCCGGACCACCTACGGCGTCCTCGGGGTCAAGGCCTACATCTTCCTAGGCGAGGTGATCGGCGGCCAGAAGTCCAAGGCCCGGCCCGAGCTGCCGAAGGCCGAGGAGAGGCCCCGCCGCCGTCGCCCTGCCGTGCGCGTGAAGAAGGAGGAGTGA
- the rplB gene encoding 50S ribosomal protein L2 has protein sequence MAVKKFKPYTPSRRFMTVADFSEITKTEPEKSLVKPLKKTGGRNNQGRITVRFRGGGHKRLYRIIDFKRWDKVGIPAKVAAIEYDPNRSARIALLHYVDGEKRYIIAPDGLQVGQQVVAGPDAPISVGNALPLRFIPVGTVVHAVELEPKKGAKLARAAGTSAQIQGREGDYVILRLPSGELRKVHGECYATVGAVGNADHKNIVLGKAGRSRWLGRRPHVRGAAMNPVDHPHGGGEGRAPRGRPPASPWGWQTKGLKTRKRRKPSSRFIIARRKK, from the coding sequence ATGGCCGTTAAGAAGTTCAAACCTTACACCCCGAGCCGCCGTTTCATGACGGTGGCCGACTTCTCCGAGATCACCAAGACGGAGCCCGAGAAGTCCTTGGTCAAGCCCCTGAAGAAGACGGGGGGGCGGAACAACCAGGGGAGGATCACGGTCCGCTTCCGCGGCGGCGGCCACAAGCGCTTGTACCGCATCATTGACTTCAAGCGCTGGGACAAGGTGGGCATCCCCGCCAAGGTGGCGGCCATTGAGTACGACCCCAACCGCTCGGCCCGCATCGCCCTGCTCCACTACGTGGACGGGGAGAAGCGGTACATCATCGCCCCGGACGGCCTGCAGGTGGGGCAGCAGGTGGTGGCGGGCCCCGATGCCCCCATCAGCGTGGGCAACGCCCTCCCCTTGCGCTTCATCCCCGTGGGCACCGTGGTCCACGCCGTGGAGCTTGAGCCCAAGAAGGGGGCCAAGCTGGCCCGCGCCGCCGGGACCAGCGCCCAGATCCAGGGCAGGGAAGGGGATTACGTGATCCTGCGCCTGCCTTCCGGGGAGCTTAGGAAGGTGCACGGGGAGTGCTACGCCACGGTGGGCGCCGTGGGCAACGCCGACCACAAGAACATCGTCCTGGGCAAGGCGGGCCGCAGCCGCTGGCTCGGCCGCAGGCCCCACGTCCGCGGCGCCGCCATGAACCCGGTGGACCACCCCCACGGCGGCGGCGAGGGCCGGGCGCCCCGGGGACGGCCCCCGGCCTCGCCTTGGGGCTGGCAGACCAAGGGGCTCAAGACCAGGAAGCGGCGTAAGCCTTCCAGCCGCTTCATCATTGCCCGTCGCAAGAAGTGA
- the rpsS gene encoding 30S ribosomal protein S19, whose product MPRSLKKGVFVDDHLLEKVLELNAKGEKRLIKTWSRRSTIVPEMVGHTIAVYNGKQHVPVYITENMVGHKLGEFAPTRTYRGHGKEAKATKKK is encoded by the coding sequence ATGCCGCGTAGTCTCAAGAAAGGCGTCTTCGTAGACGACCACCTCCTGGAAAAGGTCCTGGAGCTCAACGCCAAGGGGGAGAAGCGGCTCATCAAGACCTGGAGCCGCCGCTCCACCATCGTGCCCGAGATGGTGGGGCATACCATCGCGGTCTACAACGGCAAGCAGCACGTGCCCGTCTACATCACCGAGAACATGGTGGGGCACAAGCTGGGCGAGTTCGCCCCCACCCGGACCTACCGGGGGCACGGTAAAGAGGCCAAGGCCACCAAGAAGAAGTAG